From Anopheles funestus chromosome 3RL, idAnoFuneDA-416_04, whole genome shotgun sequence, a single genomic window includes:
- the LOC125767194 gene encoding serine/threonine-protein kinase 10 isoform X2, whose protein sequence is MSFLNNLKKVFHLGSGEAKKKRIFNNIRMDTDPADFWDMIGELGDGAFGKVYKAQNRETKQLAAAKMCTLEDEENLSDHMVEIDILSEIKHPNIVGLYEAFSIDDKLWMLIEYCDGGALDSIMVELEKPLTEAQIAYVCKHMCAGLNHLHKNKVIHRDLKAGNVLLTMDGGVKLADFGVSAKNKHTMQKHDTFIGTPYWMAPELVLCETFRDNPYDFKVDIWSLGITLIEFAQMEPPNSEMSPMRVLLKIQKSEPPKLDQPSKWTKHFNDFLARALVKDPQQRPSTDVLMGLPFISGNLDSKPIKDLLLEYKADVVEEELVDEEAEEPRNSALPLDLDDDSSSLQSQETDKLPDTPTSLSKSSRDSKESTPVPATEDDTSKPKIGPMPTPVGAAGPPGTTPLEKTPISVDTKPEIKKSQPSPSIVPAASIGGEVLSQPTIKTSSSSSNISGGAVNVPTPVLPVPKEVVTEVTSTADLHSESPVGIDSRKTAAAGGTSNISAVKKGPAPPPPQTPTSPSAKQPSTMLPLDGSLSKDAVPPTPPETPRTPPESEISAKALDRTDATVQGIVMPPPPPALMRMGSSGVVEEQLKSPRKENAPTPPYDKESPKASTPPSSKPTVNVHERPSSPKAINSSNNNVAIPRAVHPHTSLPDDGAVDEGVKMITSTSTPSVVRNQLPHHATLMNSSSSSSTTSITINDATVLSDPSNSLASNVAQVTVVTSHPPVIIDNSIPLSAAAATVVSSGTSSSASSTKSFGSSQQRRSRVISPPGTGAHDEVIIVSNELNKTHVNESSTDDDFQSLDSLENVSPRHHPIRTPSQSAGGRSIARKLDESEVLIVSSGFDDRREVLLVDDMNAGSPDRDVDAYGDGDLFNASSNNLLNNSSKLLLDTSHVSVVTVGEEEIKVKDSSQHHPQLINNPHASPHHYHHDSTSDLSNVSCGPSESSDDVKVDIVVGAGARQQMSQQHQAQPHMHQQQRSPSGSSISLPSQTGKGGTGGSSIINGNRYNGGTEFHESREDVSIIVNKRKIEKSRISPDSSVGSLEGGGSVRSASTPIHQNHHPHQHGGAAGVVIGGNHHQRTGSSGMAPPAISSKHLQDRSDAESIATTTSHDSREHAAVELEEEVTLRRKPLPSIDLEDEKVPPSAGGTISSGSSTLVSTTGGNSVATTAAGTPGAAGAVATGTAATAAGGNGTAGIKQKANRNFTKEELHLQNLKKKTRKRTRKFEIDGVQVTTTTSKVIYSDEDNNKLYDDHLFRKQELRELKMLQKQEKKQFYDLQGKEAIAKEQQEKKFEQERLQLERTFEADMDVLARQHRQTVEKFEQQQEAELRNTSKKIRAEQERDLKLFRDSLKQEIRLLKQEVDLLPKEKRKDEFRKRKTQMEFEHEEREKSFLSSLSENHELALRRISEIYREKLSATDKGYLQQKQTAMRTREAMLWELEEKHIHDKHQLAKRHVKDICFMQRHQMIIRHEKELDQIKRMITRKEEELLKRQTIERRALPKRIRAERKARDMMFRESLRISMTTDPEVERDKLKKFQEQEKKRYNQEQLRFETKHSKQLEELRATSEGSIRELEQLQNEKRKQLLEHETAKLRECDEALQKELREWKAQLMPRKQRLEETFAQQLEEMEQLYGNSLVPMPPQSPQAHDPHPHVHHHHLLQVGGSTRSSISSYSDGLGA, encoded by the exons ATGTCGTTCCTAAACAATCTGAAGAAGGTGTTTCACCTGGGCAGTGGAGAGGCGAAGAAGAAACGCATCTTCAACAACATCCGCATGGACACGGACCCGGCCGACTTTTGGGACATGATTGGCGAGCTGGGTGATGGTGCATTTGGCAAAGTTTACAAGGCACAGAACAGAGAAACTAAACAATTGGCCGCGGCTAAAATGTGCACATTGGAGGATGAGGAGAATCTGAGCGATCATATGGTGGAGATCGATATCCTGTCCGAGATCAAGCATCCCAACATAGTCGGTCTGTATGAAGCGTTCTCGATCGACGATAAGCTGTGG ATGCTGATAGAATATTGTGATGGTGGTGCCTTAGATAGTATTATGGTGGAGCTAGAGAAACCTCTCACCGAGGCGCAGATTGCTTACGTATGCAAGCACATGTGCGCCGGACTGAACCATTTACACAAGAACAAGGTGATACACCGAGACTTGAAGGCCGGCAACGTGCTGCTGACAATGGACGGTGGCGTTAAACTAG CGGATTTTGGCGTTTCGGCTAAGAACAAGCACACAATGCAAAAGCACGACACCTTTATCGGCACGCCGTACTGGATGGCACCAGAACTAGTGTTGTGCGAAACGTTCCGGGACAATCCGTACGACTTCAAGGTCGATATCTGGTCGCTAGGCATCACGTTGATCGAGTTTGCTCAAATGGAACCACCGAACAGTGAAATGTCTCCGATGCGGGTGCTGCTCAAGATACAGAAAAGCGAACCACCCAAGTTGGATCAACCGTCGAAGTGGACGAAACACTTTAACGACTTTCTCGCGCGTGCGCTTGTTAAG GATCCTCAGCAAAGGCCGTCGACCGACGTGCTTATGGGACTACCGTTCATTAGCGGTAACCTAGACTCGAAACCCATCAAGGATCTGCTACTCGAGTATAAGGCGGACGTCGTCGAGGAAGAGTTGGTAGACGAGGAAGCAGAG GAACCCCGCAATTCTGCTCTTCCGCTCGACTTGGATGATGATTCTTCCTCGTTGCAGAGTCAAGAAACTGATAAGC TTCCAGATACACCCACATCCCTATCGAAGTCATCCAGGGATTCGAAAGAGTCTACACCCGTTCCTGCCACCGAAGATGATACCAGCAAACCGAAAATTGGCCCAATGCCGACTCCGGTCGGTGCGGCAGGTCCGCCGGGCACGACACCGCTGGAGAAAACACCAATTAGCGTAGATACTAAaccggaaataaaaaaatcccaaccatCACCGTCAATCGTTCCGGCCGCCTCAATCGGTGGAGAGGTTTTATCGCAACCAACGATCAAaacatcttcttcttcatcgAATATCAGTGGTGGAGCGGTAAATGTTCCCACTCCTGTGTTACCGGTGCCTAAGGAAGTTGTAACTGAAGTAACTTCCACGGCAGATTTACATTCAGAGTCACCGGTTGGAATTGATTCGAGAAAGACTGCTGCAGCAGGTGGAACGTCTAACATTTCTGCTGTTAAAAAAGGGCCggcaccaccgccaccacaaACACCGACATCCCCATCGGCGAAGCAACCTTCAACGATGCTGCCCTTGGATGGTTCCTTATCCAAGGATGCTgttccaccaacaccaccagaaACGCCGCGAACACCACCGGAAAGTGAAATCTCCGCAAAGGCTCTCGATCGTACAGATGCAACAGTGCAGGGCATTGTAatgccaccaccacctccggCTCTGATGCGAATGGGAAGTAGTGGTGTGGTCGAGGAACAACTTAAATCTCCCCGAAAGGAAAACGCGCCGACACCACCGTACGATAAAGAAAGTCCCAAGGCTTCCACTCCACCGAGTTCAAAACCAACGGTCAATGTCCATGAGCGTCCTTCGTCACCGAAAGCAATTAACTCTAGTAATAATAATGTTGCCATTCCGAGAGCAGTTCATCCGCATACATCTCTACCGGATGATGGTGCAGTGGATGAGGGCGTGAAAATGATTACTTCCACCTCAACGCCATCTGTAGTACGAAATCAATTGCCTCATCATGCTACCCTGATGAATAGCTCCTCATCCTCTTCCACCACATCTATCACCATTAACGATGCGACGGTACTTTCCGATCCTTCAAACAGTCTGGCAAGCAATGTGGCACAGGTGACAGTTGTCACGAGCCATCCGCCGGTGATAATTGACAACTCAATTCCCCtatcagcagcggcagcaacaGTTGTGTCTTCAGGCACTTCTTCATCTGCCTCGTCGACGAAATCGTTCGGTTCGTCGCAGCAACGCCGTTCTCGTGTCATATCTCCACCGGGTACTGGAGCCCACGATGAGGTGATTATCGTGTCGAATGAGCTCAACAAAACGCACGTAAACGAATCGTCAACCGATGATGATTTTCAGTCGTTGGACAGTCTGGAGAACGTTTCGCCGCGCCATCATCCAATCCGAACACCATCACAATCGGCAGGCGGGCGTTCGATTGCGAGAAAGCTGGACGAAAGCGAAGTGCTTATTGTTAGCTCCGGTTTCGACGATCGTCGTGAAGTGCTCCTTGTGGATGATATGAACGCTGGTTCACCGGATCGCGATGTCGATGCATACGGTGACGGTGATTTGTTTAATGCGAGCAGCAATAATCTACTAAATAACAGCAGCAAACTGTTGCTGGACACTAGTCATGTATCGGTAGTAACGGTGGGAGAGGAAGAAATAAAGGTAAAGGATTCTTCTCAGCATCATCCGCAGTTGATCAATAATCCGCATGCGTCTCCTCACCATTACCATCACGATTCCACCAGTGACTTGTCGAACGTTAGCTGCGGTCCGAGTGAATCGAGTGATGATGTAAAGGTGGACATCGTGGTCGGTGCAGGTGCCCGCCAGCAGATGTCCCAGCAGCATCAGGCTCAACCGCATATGCACCAGCAGCAGAGATCACCCTCCGGTTCCTCTATATCGCTTCCAAGCCAAACGGGCAAAGGTGGCACTGGTGGAAGTAGTATTATCAATGGCAATAGATATAATGGTGGCACTGAGTTCCATGAAAGCCGCGAAGATGTTAGCATAATAGTGAATAAGCGAAAGATTGAAAAGTCACGGATTTCACCAGATAGCAGCGTCGGTTCGCTTGAAGGTGGTGGATCTGTGCGTTCAGCTAGTACGCCCATTCATCAGAATCACCATCCGCATCAACATGGTGGCGCGGCTGGCGTAGTGATCGGTGGAAACCATCATCAACGAACGGGTAGTAGTGGAATGGCACCACCGGCAATATCTTCAAAACATCTTCAAGATCGTAGCGATGCGGAAAGCATTGCAACTACCACTAGTCACGATAGtcgcgagcatgcagcagtCGAGCTGGAAGAAGAGGTAACATTACGCCGGAAGCCACTTCCTTCTATTGATTTGGAAGATGAAAAGGTACCACCTTCTGCAGGAGGTACAATCTCATCCGGATCGTCCACCTTGGTTAGTACCACCGGTGGTAATAGTGTTGCTACGACAGCAGCAGGAACTCCTGGAGCTGCTGGAGCGGTTGCTACTGGTACTGCAGCTACAGCTGCGGGTGGTAATGGTACAGCtggcataaaacaaaaagctaaCCGTAATTTCACCAAGGAAGAATTACATCTCCAAAatctgaagaagaaaacgCGAAAACGAACGCGTAAGTTCGAGATTGATGGGGTACAAGTAACAACCACCACAAGCAAGGTGATCTACAGTGATGAGGATAACAACAAGCTGTACGACGACCATCTGTTCCGCAAGCAGGAATTACGCGAGCTAAAGATGCTACAGAAGCAGGAGAAAAAACAGTTTTACGACCTGCAGGGTAAAGAAGCGATCGCCAAAGAACAGCAAGAGAAGAAATTCGAGCAGGAGCGACTACAGCTGGAGCGTACGTTCGAGGCAGACATGGACGTGCTAGCCCGTCAGCACCGGCAGACGGTAGAGAAGTTTGAACAGCAGCAGGAAGCAGAACTGCGCAACACATCCAAGAAGATCCGTGCCGAACAAGAGCGAGACCTAAAACTG ttCCGGGACAGTTTGAAGCAAGAAATACGATTGCTAAAACAGGAAGTGGATCTGTTGCCgaaggaaaagcgaaaagatGAGTTCCGTAAACGGAAAACTCAGATGGAGTTTGAACACGAGGAGCGCGAAAAATCGTTCCTTTCATCACTGTCGGAAAATCATGAGCTTGCTCTTCGGCGAATCAGTGAGATTTATCGCGAAAAGCTGTCCGCTACCGATAAAGGTTACctgcaacaaaagcaaacg GCAATGCGAACGAGGGAAGCGATGCTGTGGGAGCTGGAGGAGAAACATATCCACGACAAGCATCAACTGGCTAAGCGCCATGTGAAGGACATCTGTTTCATGCAGCGGCACCAAATGATTATCCGGCATGAGAAGGAATTGGATCAAATCAAACG CATGATCACTCGAAAGGAGGAGGAACTGTTGAAGCGTCAAACTATTGAAAGGCGAGCACTGCCAAAGAGAATCCGTGCCGAGCGGAAGGCTCGCGATATGATGTTCCGTGAATCGTTGCGCATTTCAATGACCACCGATCCGGAGGTGGAACGGGACAAACTGAAAAAG